The window ACCATAAACCTTCAAGCAGTCCAAACTCAAAAGTGAGCAATAAACAGTTCCAAGAATAAAGCTCAACTACTTTCCTTATTATTTCCTCTTCGGGATTTTCTTCCCTGAGGTTAAGTTCACCTCAGAGCTCACTGCAACCTGCTCCCAAACAGGTTGTACAGTTTAGTACCAACATAGAGTCCAAGTCACTGAATTCACTATACACAGTGTTTCTCTAGTGAAGCCTCTGGCAGGTTTACACTAAACTGCCAGGcaaaggagagtgtcacaggtttgCTTTCATTTAGCTATCATATAGCCtacaatacagggcaagcagtggcttcccccatgtctttctcaataacagactctggacttttcctccaggaacttgtccaaacctttcttaaaaccagctatgctatccgctcttaccacatcctttggcaatgcattccagagcttaactattctctgagtgaaaaaattttgccTCCTATTGGTTTGTAACTTCATcaggtgtcccctagtctttataatttttgacagattgaaaaattgatccacttccacccgttctactccactcaggattttgtagacttcaatcctatctcccctcagctgtctcttttccaggctgaagagccctaaccgttttcatctttcctcatacgagaggagttccatcccctttaccatcttggtcactcttctttgaaccttttctagtgtcactatatctttcttgagataaggagaccagaattgaatgcaatactccaaatgaggtcgcaccatggagcattacaggggcattataacattcttagtcttttttaataattcctagcatcctgtttgcttttttggccgcagcCACACATTgggtattgtctacaatgacacccagattctttACTCGGGCGctaaccccaaggtggaccctagcatccagtaactgcgattcaggttattcttcccaatgtgcatcatttttcaTTTGTCCAGATTAGTATATGATCAGATCAGATCCTTCTGTGTTTTATTACCTTGTAATTGTTATTTTGATTGTTTTACATTTATGTTATTGACGGTCTTTGAGCTGATTTTATTCTTTATACTGGCTTCCTAGCACAAACAGAATATAACAGTCTACCATCACTTTCTATTCTATATCTGAGAAAAACAGTTCCACATTACTTTTGTCAACATACTTAAAGCAATGGACCAGGAAGAAATCTTCACTATTCATAgggattttttttccaatttaccTTCCTTAAAGGAAGCCTTTTGAAGCCTTAGAGTTCACCCAGATTATTGCGTTCGAGTCAAGAACATCTTCTAGAAATTGCAAAATTGCATGAGACAAAATTAAATTGCACAAGAAAAGTAGCTTTTTTGTTTGTGTTAGTCCAGCATTATGGAATTCGCTTCCACAGTCAATGAAATTAAAAACTTCTTTGCTTAGGTTTAAGAAGTCCTTGAAAGCTTATTTATTTCAGCATGCTTTTGGAGTACAATTAAAGGTTTTATTAGCATGAATATGGTGTGACTATATGTTTGCTTGGGGAttggctagggcaggggtaggcaattccggtccttgatagccggagccaggtcaggttttcaggatctccacaatgaatatgcatgctctgcctccttgagatgcaaatctatctcatgcatatttattgtggatatcctgaaatcctgacctggctccggctctcgaggaccagaattgcctatccctgggctAGGGGGAAGCTTCGGGATGGGTTTTCCTTTTTAGGATGGAgtgcttttctatttttttaattgttgtttTACTGCAAACCGCTTTATTTGCTTTTAGAGgttagcggtatatcaaataaatgaaacCTGTAGCCTGAGGGCTGAGAGGAAAGCTTTCTCTGACTTAGGCCACACTTTGTGCAATTCTCAGCCTAAAGAGCTTTGACAAATTGGTACCACTGAGGCTTGCACAGACTTTCTAAGACTTGATTATTCTCATCTGCTTTCATCAGAATGGAATTTGGTTTTACTGTTCCTGTTGAAACAGTTTTAAAATTTTGAgggcaatattcagccagtggtagTCAGCATTTCTTTAAAAATTAGCCAGCGTTGGCTGAATTAAACCTGGATACTGAGTATCTGGTCTTGGGTGACCACTGGGTGTTACCTAATCATTGCTGGTATTCAGCAGCTATACAAGGATATTTAGCCAGTGAACTGAGGACAGTCTTTCTACTGTCCTAAGTTACTCATGTAGCTATCCAGGTACTGTTTCTGAATAACAGCAGCACCCAGGTAACTCCTGGCTCTGTCTCAACACTGCCCCTGGGTAACCCTGGCACTAACTAGAAAGGACTGCAGCACTCAGACACGATATCCAGCATCTCTGTCTGATTATATGCCACTTATTACCCTATCAAGATATGATCAGTGTTAGTTAATTGGGTAGAAGTCTTTCCTTCTCGGTTAACTATCATTAAATATTGCCCCcttggtttttatttttcttctacaATCTGTTAAGTTTTTATTTAGTGTTGTTTATCTTCTTGGTCAGGCTGTTATATATTCTCTTTATTATACTAGTTGAATATTAATTATATTTCATGTTTTCTGTTCTATCATTTCCCTGGAATCCATAGGCAgttttataaatatgaaaaataaacaaaCGTTATACTTGCCTGTTATAGGAGAGTGAATCTGTTCAGATGTCTCTGATCCAGGATgatccatgaaatcttcctcttCTTTAACTCTCACTGAGAACACAGATGTTACAATTGGAAGGCCTGTGAtaagaaaacaaacaggatgAGGCCAATCAAATTTTGGTTTCAACTTTTGGTACTGAAATCAGCCCGAAATCTGTATTCAGCTGGTACATTTTTGGCTAAACCAGAAACCAACCCCACAACCAAAGCGGGGCTGGATGGTCTTCCAGCAGCTGGTCCCCCAGCATCCCCCTCTACTGAAAGCTGTGACTGTTGTCCTCCTACCACCTGTAAGCCCTCCCAAGATCTACCTCGTTGGAAAAAAAGCATGCCAGCTGTGCAGACAAAATGGCTGTCAGGGCCTTTTACAGAAGCCTCACAAGACTGCCATGGGAAGTTGCAACAGCCATTTTGACTGCAGAGAACGACTGGCAATTGCTCCTGCCCTAACAAGACCACTAGGGCTTTTAAGTTAGGCCCAGGGAGGGCCTCCAGGTGGTAGCTTTGGGGAGGAGGAGTTGGGGGCCTACAGCCTGGTCTCAGTTTCCACCAAAACTGTGTTGCAAATTTCAGGAGCAGATTTTGTTTCAGCCGAAACTGAAAACCCCCCATTTCGATCGCCCTCTACTAGAAGGATTCATTGGTGGCCTGTTTCTATTATACTAGGAAATGGATTTTAAGTTTACAAATCTTTAGTGTTTGACCTGCAAAtgcaaagccctttaaatccaaaGTATTTACTTACTCATGGTAGGGTCATTCATGTTTTCTTTGCCTTCCAACACAGaatactgtgtgaaatatttttcatcttccttcttaaTCTTGAATATAACATCAGGATTAAGAATTGAATAACCTGTTAAtaacaaaagaaaaattataaattaTGTTTGCAGAATCCCCTGGGACTAttgggcccgattcactaacctgcccgatcgtgaccgatccggGCAGGGTCgatcgattcaggaaggaagaatattcaaatgggggcgatcggaggcacgcccccccaTCCGACGACACGGATCGCTGtgtagcgatcccaacgcataTGCAGACCAGTTACTTTgcctacagatggtctgcgcatctGTTTGCTCCATagcaacttttctttttttgcttcgaTGCTGCTGTTCTCTTCCCTGGATTGTGTTTCCCGCCGTTCAGCCCAGTGCCCCCTCCCGTGCAGATCTGCCCACATACAAATGCCAGCAAAaagagcagtttgactctcctgCAATTGCCGCCCCGACTTCAGCAAGCCCGTGGTTCAAACCTGtcctggctctcctgctctctgccgccttccctgcagtgcagccacgcttttaacccacgggttaaaaccacgggctcgcagtgcagagaagggcggcagagagcaggagagtcggggcagcaagagcAGGGCATGACAAGCTTGTTCTGTGCAGTGGAGCAGGTCAGAGAGTACAGAAGcctgattggggcagagagcagggcagccagagcagggttttagcaccagtgactggtcctcaccagtcgcttgttttttgatcggccagccagtcggtgtgtcagtttagtgaatcgcgtccttcctgctttgcctcccgtttcccctcatttgcacgcacggatcggaggatgatcggtacacagattagtgaatcgggtcagagggaaatcaggtcacaaaggggtcgcaaaccgatcggtacacaatcggtttgcttagtgaatctagtccttaatcTCTTTCTTGTTCTGATGGGACAGTGTGTGCATGCGGTATGTATTTTGGTGAGAAGAGATAGCTGCAGCCTGCGACTTGATTAAGATTAGATCTTGGAGGGTTTCTTGACATGGTAATTTTTCTATTCGGGATGAGATTAAGTCTCAGCATCTTACTAAGAgcattcaaaaaggaaaaaatcaGGTCCTATGATTTAAAGATAACTTATCTAGAGGGTATGACAATGTGAGAGAATATTTGGTCTGTGACAACTGGTTACCTGGTGATGTCAAGTGTTTAAGGGTACTGATCGAGGGTTTAATTTGTAGTCAAAAAAGGAAGTGGTTTCACACTCAGGGGACTTGGTCCTATCAGGCGAAGCCTTttcacatcaatcttctggaactgcAGGCCATATGGAAGGCTCTAAAGGTTTTCAGAGATCAGCTACTGAATCAAATTATTCTAATTCAAATGGACAATCCAGTTTGTATTACATAAATAAGCAGGGGGGGGAGGTACAGGCTCCTACCCCTTGTGTCAGGAAGGAGTTTGGATATGGCAGTGGGCTCTCAAGTATAGCTTGGTGCTCAGAGCTATATATCTGTCAGGAAAAAAACAATTGTCTGACATACAGGCGGAGCAAGATCTCGCAACCACACGAGTGGTCTGTAAAACATGGGAGTAGCTCATGAGATCTTCCGATTGTGTGGCACCCCCTCGGTAGACCTCTTTGCCACGCACCTCAACAATAAAATCCCTCGGTACTGTTCCAGACTCAAGTCACACAACAGACTAGCATCAGATGCCTTCCTATATGCTTATCCTCCCATCCCTCTAATGGGGAAGATTTGTTGAGACTCAAGCAAGATCTTACTTGCACCTTTCTGGTCAAGGCAGTTCTTGCTCCCTCTACACTTCTGGAGTTGTCCGCCCAAGATCCACGGAGGTTGGACATCACATAAAATGAAGGTCCCTTCTGTATCTCAACCTCCGGACCCTTGTCCTCATGGCCTAAATGTTGAGAGCCTAGAATTCACCTCCTTGCACCTATCTAAGGGTGTCACCAGAATTTTTGCTGGCTTCCAGGAAAGATTCAACTAAGACATGTTATTCTTTTAAATGGAGAAGGTTTGATGTCTGGTGTGAAGGCAGGACCCTAAGTCCACTTACTTGTCCAACACAAAAACCAACTTGAGTACCTCTTCCACCTTTCTGAGTCTGGTTTGAAGACCAACTCTGTAAGGCTTCACCTTTCTGGAGCTAGTGCTTATCATTCTCTTGTGAAGCGGTACCCTTATTGCCTATTACTTGATGTCAGGTGGGGTTTTTTGGAGAggatgggggggtggaggggggaatcTCAGTGGGGTAGTTTTATTTGGGCGAGTCTGGGTTCTAAGAACCCAAACCTGGACTGATTGTTTAACCTTTGCTATGTCTGTTAGGTTTTGATGTATGTTTCTAAATGAAACTGTTGTATCTGTTTGTATTACTCTTTGCTTTGTTTCTTGaacaaattgttttttttaaaaaccaaaacttaggccctcttttactaagctgcagtagagatttctaccgcagCCAGGagaactaaatgctccaatgctcaaattTCAAGGTCTGGCACTTTTTGCGGGTTGACTGGGATCCAAAACTCCCCAGGGAACAGGGGGAGCTGAAAAAGCACCTTCCGTACTCCCCTCATGTGCTGTGCGGAACGTGGAACACGGATGCTCCTCCAAATGCCATCCATTGCAAATAGGACATGAATCTGCAGTATCCTGCcttgaggagtccatcccaaatgtttttaaacaaaaataaagtgttttgaggcagacGGAAGCATTTTTGTTCAGatcgggaaatccaagatggctaccaaAATCTGCCtgggaaaagaaaacaaaaaaaaataaaaaaatggcgattggggttggggttggggttAGAGGTGGGGGGAATCTTCGTTTGTTAAATTTTCCTACCACACATTACCTTTCTTCAATGGaactcttgaaaatgtatttgagggagatattacattataataaagtggagacctttgaggtcgataatttatattacatttcaagagattccaaagaaaaggtagaggaaggtggaatggatagaatagtatcacctgagagtttgaatgtatcacagtttttggagtcatctaaggacataattgagaaacgagcaactcttctcgtgaccttcaagacagagcttgagaaacaagatattttgaaattatatttcctgaaaaagcaagagatgttttgtggtcaacgggtgataatttttccagatgtctctagacaaacccagtttaagaggaaacagttccttcagctaaagccaaaggttttggcagtcggagctactttctttttaaaatttccatgtaaatgcctgatttcatatggaaatgataaatatgtgttttttgatccagcccaggtggaagattttatcaaagagaaacctttgttgaaagtttaattcctaatattcagtttatttttggaggatgatgcataatatatataatagccatttgcctgttcctagatagtagatagaaagatttgctttgatgttttatttgtactggcgatcagctttaatgtggactaggatatggtTGAATTAGTTTCCTTATATATTATGTAAATTCCCGTTAGGGAATTTACATTTGTACTTTCTGTGTTCATTCATGCATGTTTGTtacaaagatattgtaatgaataatctaataaataaagaattaaaataaaaaataaaaaaaaaaaagaggtggggGACCTAGTACTAACTGCCAAACCTCCCAAAACATGTTTTTggagacatccccccccccccacccaaatcgattactcactgtgccatgctatgTGCTGGGAGTTGCAGAACAGAAGCTGGAACTGCTTACAGGAAAATCCTCTGCCTCAATAAGCCTGGAAACTGGAACGGCTGTATCTTCTGACTGCTTCTCGAGCCCTAACGTACCAGCCGGAGACCTCAAATCCCAAGGGATCCCAAGTGTACAAACGGGGAAGAAATGCAATCAACCCCAATCCTGGACAAACTACCATGGAGCCATGCCATTTGGACAAACCTGGGGCAAGCtgtgctcccaagggaacagtcctTGAGCTCTCAATCCATAAAAGCAGGCTGTCCAAggggtgcactgcaaagcagccaACCCCTGGAAGCAGACTCCTAGCCTCAGAGTCTGCAGtctcccacagccagagctgtccctcAAGGGGAATCCTCTGCAGCATGAAAAAGAAATCATGCAAATCAACGGAGAATACGGAACTTGAAGTTAAAATAAACACGAGAagaaagacaagctcctacttaGTCACTTGTAAGAAGATAAATGAAAAAACTGAGGGGCAGTTCAGAGATAAGAGGAGGTCAAAAATATGCAAATGAAGTTTCCTACAAAGATCTCGCAAGAAGGGATTCATAACCCTGCAAGTTCAGGAATACAGTGGGGTTGTACAAGAAACTGAAGTCGTGGTTCTCAAGTGGGAACCGAAGAGATAAATTCTCCCTACTCTATGCCATGCCAGTTTTGTCATAGGTAAAAGAGAGACAGCCTCCAGCTGGTCATATTTGATGCCTCTAGTTTAACCCAGAGTAGCATCTTTTGTCAGACCTGCTGCAGTAGTTTCCTTCACTGGTCCTAAAGCCCTGGCAAAAAGGCAACACCCATGGGTAAATATTCTGAATTATATACAGCATCCTTGGAAAGTGATATATGCTGTCAATGCTACTGAAAGAGACATTGCTGAAAATTTCAGGTTTAGACCCTAATCTCTTAGAACACAAGAAAAGCCATGCTGAGTCAGGCTAAGATCTGGGCCTGACTCAGCAAGAtgcatcttatgttcttatacatatGTTCAAGGAATAGATATTagttaataaataaatgctgTTGTGTATATGTGGAGATAAGAGACAGATAAGCATATTTACCTTGTATTATCAGAAACCTGTGAATCTCCTTGACCACCTTCTTGTACAGCTCCTTCTGCCATTCTCCCAGAATATCCCACTCTACTTCCCAGAAATAAGCAGCGACATCACTGAATGTGACCGATGCCTATGTACAGATAACCAAGTTAGGGTACTTAGTGGAGATTAAAGGGGAATGTTATCCAGATGGGCTATCATTAAGATGTGGTATTTCCCATGAGTCTGCAGTAAATGTCGGAACAACCAAATCCAGAGAAGAAACTGCAGAGCCGATGCACTTGATGCCAAGGctttatttcagtcaataaacGTTGTATTAACAAAGTAGTCCACCTTTGTCATAAGgaaacaggacccaacacggtccaggTTTCAATCAATACATCTTCCTCAGAAAACATGTAGACCACAACAAtgtacaaaaaaaatccaaaactccGTGGAAAAATGGTGGAAACCTTAGAAAGGCGCATCTCAGTGCGAAGCTGTTGAAAAGAGTACACCGTgttggagaacctttcatatgccgaaaggttggacaagctggggctctttaccctggaaaagtggaaacttagaggggacatgatagagacttataaaatcatgaagggcatagagaaggtggagagagacagattcttcagactagcggggacaacaaaaacaagaggtcatcaagaaaaattgagaggagacagattcaaaacgaatgctaggaggttcttcttcactcagagggtggtagacacctagaatgcacttccaggagaggtgataggacagagtacattattggggttcaaaaagggactggatgacttcctgaaagagaaggggatagcagggtacagatagagggttacttacagGACATTAAGTAAATAGGGTATAAACATCTTAGgtaaggagcacttacaggtcatggacctggggggccgccgcgggagcggactgctgtgcgcgatggacccctggtctgactcggcaggggcaatgcttatgttcttatgggtcctAGTTTCCTTATGACAAAGGTGGACTACTTTGTTAATACAAAGCTTCTTTACTAAAGATTTTAAAACTCTGTGCATTGGTGTAAGGTTTTGCGTAAAGTTAACTTCTGTGCAAAACGCTTTTCTGCATCATAGTCCCACAAAATTGTACACAGATGTTGCACTAGCCCTGCACCAACATCTGGGTACTGTTACTGCATTGGCCACCAAATCAGCAAAAGAAATTACCATCCACAGACTCTGCAATCCAAAACTTCGGATTCTGCTACCTGATAAGTCTGAGCGTTGTGAAGAATCAGTTACAGACTTATCTCTGGATCAGTGAAGCTGTACAAATAAAGCCAGACCACATGGCCAGTTGGAAAATACATCATATGTGAGAGTcaaaaaactaaaaatactatTCATTTTGGACTTCTGCTATTAATCTTGAgacatttattgacttctatttcaccttaaccttgcagttctaggcagattacaataagagATAAACTGGTTAAATCCATTACAATTTAATATATGTTATAGAGCAGCATTAACACTTCCTGATATATTTCCTAAATAActaggttttttaaaatttcctttctgaaagtTCTATAATCTGATACTGCAAGTAGAATTTTAATAATGTCAGGGTCTAATTTTGCTGCCTGAAATGACATTTCAATTCCTAGCACATGGACTTCCATGAAGTACTCTTTACTGAGGTTTGGTCACTCTCCAAATTTCCATTACCATGAGGTCCAATAGAGTACACATTTCAATTCCCACCTTCttgctacaaaaaaaaaacaaccttatgAATGATTAACATCTATTATAAATAAACTGGACAGGGacaccctctgtttcctccctccAATTTCCTTACAATCTGTCTGTAGTAagctttttatttagttttttttccAGTGAGATCAACTCTCCAGTACATTATAAAGAGAGCTGCATATTCTGTATAGATGGCATGATTTCCAGAAAAATACTGGAAACCTCAGGCACTGGCTAATTTCAATGGTTAGGAGGAATGAACCAGTATATGAGGCTGAGAAGCATCAGTATTGGTCTGTGGAGGTTGAATGAAGGGACAGAAGAGAGAGGCTGGTGTACTGGTGTCTGAAGACAGAATTGCTCAGTCGAACTTCAAGGGAACGAGAGGAGGTAGACAGTGGGTATGAAAGTGTGTTTATGTGTTGGAGAGAATAGTTATATGCATGCTTATTACTATATGTATATGAAAGATTGTGTGCGCTCTTCAATATGGGAATGTGTTGTATGCATGTGCATAAGAGAACAAATGTGTATACGTGTACATAAAGGATATAGAGTGGGTGTGGGTGAAACAGCAATCGGTATAGAAAAGAGTGTATTACCTGATCAGAAACCAGGGCAGACATTGCTCTCTGAATTCTATAGCTGTTGGGATGGATTTAGGCTGGGGGCTCCCTGTTCCTGGAGAGATGAATAAGGCAGGAGCTGATCCCAGGGGGTCTCTGATAAAGCCCCTCCTCTCCCTCTGCAGACCCGGGTTGGGGCTTGCAGGGATTTCAAGCCCTAGGGAAGCAGAAATATCAGGTTTTACTCTTGACTTTCCCCTGCTATTTAGAGAAAGAGAAGGCCACTGAGCATGTGCAAAGCTTCCTGGTTGAGGTCATAGTGTGGGAGGCTGCCTTTTTAAGGTGGATCTGTAAAATATGGCAGAGTTGCAGGGTGTCCACAGGAAAGGAAACAGGCCAGCTTACTGCTTTGAGGTCTGCTGCATCACAGACCTGTAATTTTGCTGGTTCTAGAGATGAAGAGATGTATCCTTCCTGTTTATTCTtttattggttgttttttttaaccaagtGTGAACCATTTTGAATGAACCTGATAAGTaataaagcaaataaataaatcattgctGTATTACTATATAGTGAAAGGTCAAAAGCTAGTCAAATATATATATCAAGTTAGTGCAATAAaattggtattatcttattttctctttaatgtgctttttttccaatttatttcttttaaagtggactaacatggtacTTGCCATATTTTACTTATATAACAAAGAACCATTAGGTGGCGTCACTGTAAATTAGCATCTATTTTTCTTTGAGCTATAGCCTATTGTAAAAGgaccaagcaaaaaacaaaaagaattgaccccgaaatatccacaaagaagaaaatccagagaaaaccaaaaaaactctgtggagttacgatgttcctaaatggactttatttgaaagtgtcaaagttccaaaggtacactgaaatcatacgcataaaataattccatccacataaaaataaatcatccacataagagccttaaaggacctagggatacaggacccaacacagtccgcgtttcgacaaaaagtcgtcttcaggggtccctggaggtcctataaaggtgagtacgtgggaaacaattgtgtggtgagccggaactgagaccgtgttgggtcctgtatccctagcggactaggtcctttaaggctcttatgtggataatttatttttatgtggatggaattattttatgtggatgatttcagtgtacctttggaactttgacactttctaataaagtccatttaggaacatcgtcactccacagagtttttttggttttctattgTAAAGGACCTATAGATCAAGTTGCTGAAGTGGCTGTGAGTACCTGCCATTTTAAGTATACAGAGGGCTTTTCTATGCATGCAGCTGCTGATGTCTGATGGGCATCGACGTGCTGATACATAACATGGCAGATATAGAAGTCttgaaaatcaaaaacaaaagacGGATCTTTTTTCAAAAATACCTACCCAAACTTTGGAATAACTATGAACAAATAGGGTTATAGGAAATTATTGttgttttttcatatatttatagTAGTCACACACATACTTTGTGCCATTCACTTCACTTTTTATAAACAGATTCATCATACCATTTTTATCAattaaataagcacttaaattaatTAACAACCCCTCAATAAACTAGAAGGAAGGTATATTATATATGATAAACAGATCTCAGTGCATACGTTATCCCAGGTCCATATTCTGTTAGATTTCAATAATCATTTATACAaaacctccttcccttcccttaattAGTTAGTTGAtgtctttatttaatttattttattttatgttgtaTTACATTAAAATAATTCTCTCTCTATAGTAAACAGTTCATGATGCTTCTTCCTAATTAATAAATCTAATGTTATTCAATCAATTCATCATTATAACTGTGTTCATTGATTAAAAATCTTTTTGTAAACTTTTTAATATAtatcagcaacacttatcttttcACAGTAAATTGCTAGTCCAACGTTGGCTTTATTGAGCTATAACTGCATACAAGTCTTGGCATAttgtacatcaggggtgcccacactttttgtgcttgcgagctacttttaaaatgaccaagtcaaaatgatctactaacaataaaattaaaaaaaaacacaaagcac is drawn from Geotrypetes seraphini chromosome 3, aGeoSer1.1, whole genome shotgun sequence and contains these coding sequences:
- the LOC117356626 gene encoding zinc finger protein 777-like isoform X4, translated to MSALVSDQASVTFSDVAAYFWEVEWDILGEWQKELYKKVVKEIHRFLIIQGYSILNPDVIFKIKKEDEKYFTQYSVLEGKENMNDPTMSLPIVTSVFSVRVKEEEDFMDHPGSETSEQIHSPITGSPNVKPDILIRFKEEGFMIEPQGSEERGNLPNASTCEELHETAGSQDDNPDTRIEILKMEEHHVSILLEEGEEETDSKSIKGTTAEIEDEMHRTSRMR
- the LOC117356626 gene encoding zinc finger protein 777-like isoform X5, encoding MSALVSDQASVTFSDVAAYFWEVEWDILGEWQKELYKKVVKEIHRFLIIQGYSILNPDVIFKIKKEDEKYFTQYSVLEGKENMNDPTMSLPIVTSVFSVRVKEEEDFMDHPGSETSEQIHSPITGSPNVKPDILIRFKEEGFMIEPQGSEERGNLPNASTCEELHETGSQDDNPDTRIEILKMEEHHVSILLEEGEEETDSKSIKGTTAEIEDEMHRTSRMR